Proteins encoded in a region of the Cytobacillus pseudoceanisediminis genome:
- the rpoZ gene encoding DNA-directed RNA polymerase subunit omega, translating into MLYPSIDSLMTKIDSKYSLVSVAAKRARKLQLNARPQLESYKSHKNVGKALEEIHADQLHYRLGEKTANESYE; encoded by the coding sequence ATGCTTTATCCTTCTATTGATTCTCTAATGACAAAGATTGATTCCAAATATTCACTTGTTTCTGTTGCTGCCAAGCGTGCCCGTAAGCTTCAGCTTAATGCCAGACCACAGCTTGAGAGCTATAAATCACATAAAAATGTGGGAAAAGCACTTGAGGAAATCCATGCGGACCAGCTTCATTATCGGCTTGGTGAAAAGACTGCGAATGAATCATACGAGTAA
- the gmk gene encoding guanylate kinase, giving the protein MKEKGLLIVLSGPSGVGKGTVRKEIFAQPDTAFEYSISMTTRSPRAGEVNGVDYFFKTREEFEELIRQDKLLEYAEFVGNYYGTPVDYVRETLDRGKDVFLEIEVQGARQVREKFPDGLFIFLVPPSLSELKNRIVTRGTETEDIINNRMSAAKEEIEMMNLYDYVVENDQIDLACERIKSIVVAEHCRRERVEPKYKKMLEVE; this is encoded by the coding sequence ATGAAAGAAAAAGGGTTATTGATTGTTCTATCCGGACCCTCAGGTGTAGGAAAAGGAACAGTAAGAAAAGAGATATTTGCTCAGCCTGATACTGCGTTTGAATACTCCATATCAATGACAACGAGATCTCCGAGAGCAGGAGAAGTCAATGGAGTTGATTATTTTTTCAAAACGCGTGAAGAGTTTGAAGAGCTGATCAGGCAGGATAAGCTGCTTGAATATGCAGAGTTCGTCGGTAACTACTACGGAACGCCAGTTGATTATGTAAGAGAAACACTGGACCGGGGCAAAGATGTTTTTCTTGAAATCGAAGTTCAGGGTGCCCGCCAAGTGCGTGAGAAATTCCCTGACGGCTTGTTCATCTTCCTGGTTCCACCTAGTTTATCCGAGCTTAAGAACCGTATCGTAACCAGGGGAACAGAGACAGAAGATATAATTAACAATCGCATGAGTGCAGCGAAAGAAGAGATCGAAATGATGAACTTATATGATTATGTTGTAGAGAATGATCAAATCGATCTTGCCTGCGAAAGAATTAAATCCATTGTAGTAGCAGAACACTGCCGCAGGGAACGTGTAGAACCTAAATACAAAAAGATGCTGGAGGTAGAATAA
- the remA gene encoding extracellular matrix/biofilm regulator RemA, with amino-acid sequence MSIKLINIGFGNIVSANRIISIVSPESAPIKRIIQDARDRGSLIDATYGRRTRAVIVMDSDHVILSAVQPETVAHRLNDRDEIVEEG; translated from the coding sequence ATGTCAATTAAACTGATCAATATCGGATTTGGCAATATTGTCTCTGCCAACCGGATAATATCAATAGTCAGTCCAGAATCTGCCCCGATTAAACGGATCATTCAGGACGCACGTGACCGGGGCTCTTTAATAGATGCTACATATGGAAGGCGCACCCGGGCTGTTATCGTTATGGACAGTGACCATGTCATTTTGTCTGCGGTCCAGCCGGAAACTGTTGCGCACCGATTAAATGACCGTGATGAAATTGTTGAGGAAGGGTAG
- a CDS encoding YicC/YloC family endoribonuclease, protein MAVSMTGYGRSKKESGQCSITVEIKTVNHRFSEFQIRMPRQLMHIEDKIKKKLNGHIKRGRIEVYITIDGDGLSSRKVNVDWELLDEYYQYITAIQTKYQISTDLSIGNIIREELIGIEEKESGNEELSQLVLSAAEEACLQLTEMRRLEGDELEKDLRSHLSLLSSRVLKLREYTPKVVQLYRERLEKRMREFLDGQVDEPRILTEVAMFADKADISEELTRLQSHISQFEKTLQLSEPAGRKLDFILQEMNREANTIGSKANSAEIAAEVVEIKSLLEKMKEQVQNIE, encoded by the coding sequence ATGGCAGTAAGCATGACTGGTTATGGCAGAAGCAAGAAAGAATCCGGGCAATGTTCCATTACGGTTGAAATAAAGACTGTAAACCATCGTTTTTCCGAGTTTCAGATCAGAATGCCCAGACAGCTGATGCATATCGAAGACAAGATTAAGAAAAAGCTTAACGGGCATATCAAAAGAGGCAGAATCGAGGTTTATATCACCATTGACGGCGATGGCCTGTCCAGCAGGAAAGTTAATGTTGATTGGGAACTATTGGATGAATATTATCAATACATAACTGCAATTCAAACAAAGTACCAAATCTCAACGGATCTATCCATCGGGAATATCATACGGGAAGAACTGATTGGTATAGAAGAAAAGGAGTCCGGCAATGAAGAATTGAGCCAGCTGGTCCTTTCTGCTGCTGAAGAAGCATGCCTGCAGTTAACTGAGATGAGGAGGCTTGAGGGGGATGAGCTGGAAAAAGATCTACGAAGCCATCTTAGTCTTTTAAGCAGCAGGGTCCTCAAGCTGAGAGAGTACACTCCAAAAGTCGTGCAGCTTTACCGGGAGAGATTGGAAAAGCGTATGAGAGAATTTCTTGATGGCCAGGTGGATGAACCGAGAATTTTAACAGAGGTAGCGATGTTCGCTGATAAAGCGGATATCAGTGAAGAACTGACAAGACTTCAAAGTCATATTAGCCAATTTGAAAAGACCCTTCAGCTTTCAGAACCGGCTGGAAGAAAACTTGACTTTATTCTGCAGGAAATGAACCGGGAGGCCAATACAATCGGCTCCAAGGCAAACAGTGCAGAGATAGCTGCCGAAGTGGTTGAAATAAAGAGTTTACTGGAAAAAATGAAGGAACAAGTTCAAAATATTGAATAG